The Lycium barbarum isolate Lr01 chromosome 12, ASM1917538v2, whole genome shotgun sequence genome includes a region encoding these proteins:
- the LOC132622686 gene encoding MDIS1-interacting receptor like kinase 2-like, producing the protein MMMVPRIFYVLAFFTLMYLFTVSFASTEEATALLKWKATFRNQNNSLQASWTLSPAGAKNSSSLRAETSDACRNWYGVTCVNGRVNKLNITNANVNGTLYYFPFSSLPFLEYVDLSMNQLSSTIPPEIGKLTNLFYLDLSINKISGTIPPQIGSLTKLKTLHIFDNQLNGSIPEEIGHLRSLTEIALNINFLDGPIPTSLGNLNNLSYLSLYHNNLSGSIPVEIGKLVNLVAAFLDTNHLTGHIPLEIGNLVNAKLFYAFSNELSGPIHAEIGKMKSLQNLSFQSNNLSGPIPKTIGDLTELKLLHLYNNQLSGPIPSELGNLKNLSDLQLSTNQLTGPVPPSFVNLRNLQLLYLRDNKLFGSIPKELAYLDNLVMMEMDENQFSGHLPEHLCRGGKLESFTVNSNKLTGPIQRSFSNCSSLKRVRFDNNNFTGNLSEALGIYPELQFINLSDNDFHGELSSNWGKCKNLTNLQVARNTISGSIPPDIGKVNRLERLDLSSNNLVGQIPREFGKLTSLGTLSMQNNHISGNIPRELGSLTKLESLDLSDNRLNGSIPTFIEDYRNMFHLNLSNNKFGQKIPKEIGGITQLNVLDLSHNLLVGEIPPQLANLKVLESLNLSHNGLSGHISEEFESSMGLRDVVLSYNELEGSIPNNKAFMSASLEGNKGLCDNLTGLLPCEMPSPMVKKHSTTKGSKLILITVLPILGALVLLCAFIGVLFIRDKRNRVGDTERRDSSNSVDVDEDDGLLSISTLTGTTLYLDILKATKKFDAMCCIGKGGSRSVYKVKLPSLVNVAVKRLHSSFEVI; encoded by the coding sequence ATGATGATGGTTCCCAGAATATTTTATGTTCTTGCATTTTTTACTCTCATGTATCTCTTCACAGTTTCTTTTGCTTCCACTGAAGAAGCAACTGCTCTCCTAAAATGGAAAGCAACTTTCCGAAACCAGAATAATTCCTTACAGGCTTCATGGACACTAAGTCCTGCTGGTGCCAAGAATTCTTCCAGCCTCAGAGCGGAAACTTCTGATGCATGCAGGAATTGGTATGGAGTTACATGCGTTAATGGTCGGGTGAACAAGTTGAATATTACAAATGCTAATGTTAATGGTACACTGTATTATTTTCCATTTTCATCTCTCCCTTTTCTTGAATATGTTGATCTTAGCATGAATCAGCTTTCTAGTACCATCCCACCTGAAATAGGTAAGCTAACTAATCTTTTCTATCTTGACTTGTCCATCAATAAGATTTCGGGCACAATCCCACCCCAAATCGGCTCACTAACAAAGCTTAAGACCCTCCACATCTTTGACAACCAATTAAATGGTTCCATTCCTGAAGAAATAGGTCATCTAAGGTCCTTAACTGAGATAGCTCTGAATATTAACTTTCTTGATGGCCCTATTCCTACTTCATTGGGGAATTTGAACAACTTGTCTTATTTGTCTCTTTACCATAACAATCTTTCTGGTTCCATTCCTGTTGAAATAGGGAAACTTGTCAATCTTGTTGCAGCTTTTCTTGATACTAACCACTTAACAGGCCATATTCCTCTAGAAATAGGTAACTTAGTCAATGCAAAATTGTTTTATGCTTTCTCCAATGAATTGTCTGGTCCCATTCATGCTGAAATAGGGAAGATGAAGTCACTACAGAATTTGAGCTTCCAGTCAAACAATCTCTCTGGTCCAATTCCCAAAACAATAGGTGACTTGACTGAGCTCAAACTCTTGCACCTTTATAACAACCAACTTTCTGGTCCCATTCCTAGTGAGTTAGGGAATTTGAAAAACCTGAGTGATCTGCAGCTATCCACTAATCAACTTACTGGTCCAGTTCCTCCTTCCTTTGTTAATTTGAGAAACTTGCAACTTTTGTATCTCCGCGACAACAAACTTTTTGGTTCTATTCCAAAAGAACTTGCCTATTTGGATAACTTAGTTATgatggaaatggatgaaaatcaatTTTCAGGCCATTTACCGGAGCATCTTTGCCGCGGTGGAAAACTTGAGAGCTTCACGGTGAATAGTAACAAGCTAACAGGGCCAATACAAAGAAGCTTTAGCAATTGCTCGAGTTTAAAAAGGGTTCGTTTTGATAACAACAACTTCACTGGGAATTTATCTGAAGCTCTTGGTATCTACCCAGAGCTTCAGTTCATTAATTTGAGCGACAATGATTTCCATGGTGAACTTAGTAGCAATTGGGGAAAATGTAAGAATTTGACTAATCTGCAGGTGGCTAGAAATACCATTAGTGGTAGCATACCACCAGATATTGGAAAAGTTAATAGGCTTGAACGACTTGATCTTTCTTCAAATAATTTGGTTGGACAGATTCCTAGGGAATTTGGAAAATTGACCTCTTTAGGTACACTTTCGATGCAAAACAACCACATTTCTGGAAATATACCTAGGGAACTTGGGTCGCTAACAAAGTTAGAGTCACTTGATCTATCAGATAATAGATTGAATGGGTCAATCCCAACATTTATAGAAGATTACAGGAACATGTTTCACTTGAATTTGAGCAACAACAAATTTGGCCAGAAAATTCCAAAGGAGATAGGGGGAATAACTCAACTTAATGTACTTGATTTGAGCCATAATCTTCTTGTTGGAGAAATACCCCCTCAGTTAGCTAATTTGAAGGTCTTGGAAAGCTTAAATCTTTCACACAATGGCCTTTCTGGCCATATTTCTGAAGAATTTGAAAGTTCGATGGGTTTGCGGGATGTCGTCTTGTCATACAATGAGTTGGAAGGTTCAATACCAAATAATAAAGCTTTCATGAGTGCCTCATTGGAAGGTAATAAAGGTTTGTGCGACAATTTAACAGGACTCTTGCCATGCGAAATGCCATCTCCAATGGTGAAGAAGCACTCAACGACGAAGGGCAGTAAACTCATCCTCATCACAGTACTTCCTATTCTGGGAGCACTAGTACTTCTGTGTGCATTCATTGGTGTTCTCTTTATCCGTGATAAAAGAAATAGAGTTGGAGATACTGAAAGACGGGACTCCAGTAATAGTGTtgatgttgatgaagatgatggTTTGCTTTCCATATCCACGTTAACTGGAACTACATTATACCTGGATATCCTAAAAGCCACTAAGAAGTTTGATGCAATGTGTTGCATCGGGAAAGGAGGGTCTAGAAGCGTTTACAAAGTAAAGCTTCCATCGCTTGTGAATGTAGCTGTGAAGAGACTTCATTCTTCCTTTGAGGTTATATAA